The genomic region ACTGCCTGGGGCAGTCCGACGGAGAAGTTCCGGATAAACCCAAGGCCGCCTTAGGAACCGTTTGCGACGGTTCGACGCCGGCTTTCCCCTTCACCCCCGTCGCCCTCCGCCCCCGCCACGACGGCTGGACCCCCGAGAAACAGATCGCCTTCATCGAAGCGCTGGCCGAGACCGCCTGCGTCGAGGAAGCGTGCCGCCGCGTCGGAATGTCGGACAGCTCCGCCTACCAGCTCCGCCGCCGTCCGTGCGGCGCGCCGTTCCGCCGGGCCTGGGACGCGGCGCTCGATTACGCGCTTCACCGGCTGGAGCAGGCGGCCCTTTCGCGGGCACTCAACGGCGTCCCTCGTCCGGTCTTCTACAAGGGCGAGCAGGTCGGCGAATGGCGCGAATATGACGAGCGGCTGACCATGTTCCTGCTTCGCTTCCGCCGGGCGCGAAGGTTCGGCGGCTGGATCGACGGGCTGCCTCCCGCGCCGGACGCCGAGATTGAAACCGAGGAGGATGCTGCAATCCGCCTCGATCTCGCTCTCGACACCATCGAAGATTCGACCACCCCTCCTCGCGCGTCAGGGGAGTGAAGTTAGTGAACTTCCGCGCACTACTTCTTCGCCGTCCGCGGATCGTCCGCCGGATTCACGTAGATGATCTGGAACGGCCCGTGGCTGGTGATCTGCACCGTCGCCCCGCCGTCGGTGAACGCATAATGGTTCATGTTCGGAGCCATGGCGATGTAGCCGCCTAGGCCCAGCGTGCCGGCCTTCGCCTTGTCGGCCACGTCGCCCATTCCGAGCGACATCGATCCTTCCATCACCGTCACCAGCTCCGGCGTCGGGTGGTGGTGCGGGGCGACCGAATAGCCGGCCGGGAATTTCAGGCGGATGGTGAACATCCCCTCCTTGGTCGGATCTCCGGAGAGCACCGCGAGCTGCGCGCCCGCCGGGAGCCCTGGCGGTGCCGGTCCCCATTTGAGGTCGGTCGGCATCATCTGGGCGCTCGCGGTCGAGCCCGCGAAAGCGGCCGCGGCGCAAAGGGAGAGCATAAGCGTACGGGTCATCGGATTACCCCTTTCCGATTCACCACCCACGACGCCCCCTTACCACGCGCGACGGGCCAGCGAAATTGGCGAGCGCGCTCAGAGGAACTTGCCGGCCTGCTTCAGCACCATGCTGCACGCCTGCGACTTGATTGGGTCGCTTACGCTTCCGAGCGAGAAGCTGGACTTGCCGCTGAGGATCGTCCCGGCCTGGCCGGCCGCGAGTCCCTTCGAACCGGCGACGCCCGGCTTCTTCATCAGGCCGTCGAGCACCGACGTCGCATTGGCGGACCCGCCCCCAAGCAGGTTGTTCTTGGCGCAATATCCCAGCACGCCTGCGGCATTGCCCATTCCGATGCCGGAAATGTTCGGGATTCCGCCCAGGCCGCCGAGCCCCGCGATCGACGGCATTTGCGCGCTCGACGCGGAGGCCGCTGCCGCGGCCACCAGCCCGAACAGGAACGATGTGCGCGAATATGGCATGACTGACGATCCTTTCGGCCGGACGGCTACGCCCGGGCGAAGGCAGCGAACATCGGGCCTAATCCCGACCCGCGGCTCCCCTTCCAATCCGTGCCCTCATCGTGTAGGGGCCCCGCCTTCCAATCCAATTGGAAACCATCGCGGGAGGCTGTCCCAGAGGCAGCCGTTCGTACCGCTAAACTTGAGAACCGCCTGCGGAGATGTTTCGACCGCAGGCCAACGACAGAGTGAGACATGGCAAAGAAAATCACCGGCTACATCAAGCTGCAGGTGCCCGCGGGCATCGCCAATCCGTCGCCGCCGATCGGCCCGGCGCTTGGCCAGCGCGGCGTCAACATCATGGAATTCTGCAAGGCGTTCAACGCCGCGACGCAGGAACTCGAAAAGGGCTCGCCGATCCCGACGGTCATCACCGTCTATGCGGACCGGTCGTTCTCGTTCACCACCAAGACCCCGCCCGCGTCCTTCCTTCTGAAGAAGGCGGCCCGGATCCAGAAGGGCTCGAGCGAGACCGGCAAGTCGTCGGCCGGGACCATCAAGCGCTCGCAGCTTCGCGAGATCGCCGAGACCAAGATGGCCGACTTGAACGCCAACGACCTCGACGCCGCGTCGAAGATCATCGAAGGCTCCGCCCGCGCGATGGGCCTCACCGTGGTGGAGGGCTAAACCATGGCACTTTCCAAGAAGCAGAAGGCGCAGGCCCCGACCGTCGATCGCGACAAGTTCTACGCGGTCGATGAGGCCATTTCGCTGGTCAAGAAGAACGCCACGTCGAAGTTCGACGAGACAGTCGAGCTGGCGCTGAACCTCGGCGTCGACCCGCGCCACGCCGACCAGATGGTCCGCGGTGTCGTGTCGCTTCCCAAGGGCACCGGCAAGGACGTCCGCGTCGCGGTCTTCGCCAAGGGCGACAAGGCTGACGAGGCCAAGGCGGCCGGTGCCGACATCGTCGGCGCGGAAGACCTGATGCAGACCATCCAGGACGGGACCATCGACTTCGACCGCGTGATCGCGACCCCGGACATGATGGGCGTCGTCGGGCGCCTCGGTAAGGTCCTCGGCCCCAAGGGGCTGATGCCGAACCCGAAGCTCGGAACCGTCACAATGGACGTCAAGAAGGCGGTCACCGACGCCAAGTCGGGCCAGGTCGAATTCCGCGTCGAAAAGGCGGGGATCGTCCATGCCGGGATCGGCAAGGCGAGCTTCCCCGAAGCCGACATCCGCGCCAATTTCGACGCCTTCATGGACGCGATCGTCCGCAACAAGCCGACCGGCGCCAAGGGCAAGTTCGTCAAGAAGGTCTCGCTGACCTCGACGATGGGCCCGGGCGTCAAGCTCGACCTCGAGGGAATCCCGGGCGCCTAGGGCGCTACAGGCAGCTCTTGAGCACCTTGGCCTTCAATATGTCGTTGGAGGCGATGTCGGCGAAGAAGCTGTCGAGGAACTGGGTAGCCCGGGCGGCGGTCTTCGGATCGAGCCCGGGCGTCGAGGTCAGCGCTGCGTAGACCTGCGGCCGCTGGCTCCGCATCTGCACCGCGACCGCATAGGCCTCGCCGTTGTGAGCGCAGTATCCGCGGTACAGCCGCTGGCGAACGTTCGCGATCTTCAGGACGTCGGGCGGCGTCGCATAGGGCGCGTTGACCAGGCCTGAAAAGTCGAAGTCGTAGGGGATCGGGATCACCGCGGCGGCGACCCCCCTCGCCGGTGCAATCATCTTGGCGTTGTGGCAGCAGGCCTCGCCCTTCGGCCCCGCCCGCATCGACCAGTCGTGGTTGGCGATCATGTGCTGGAACAGGGCGTAGAGCGCAGCGTGGCGGGTGCTGAGCGCCGTGATCGGGATGATCTCCGGAAGCTTCGCCTCCTGCATCCCGTTGCGCCTCGCGACGTCGCCCAGGTCCTCGATGAAGAAGCCGTAGCGGAGCCCAAGCGACCGGCCGTTGTCGTCGACATAGTCGATCTGCGCCAGCCGGACCCGGAAGCTCGCCGGGCTGAGCACGTTGAGCATCCGGTACGCGGCATATTCCAGCAGAACATATTGCTGGAACGCCGGCGCCGCCTTGCAGTGGGTCACGAGCTTCAGCGACTTCTGCCCCGAAAAGGGGGAGTCCGCCGGCGGGTTCGTGAAGCGGACCTTGAGCGGCGGGAACTGGCAGATGTCCGACGCCCGGCGGGTGATCCCACGAGTGGTGAGCGTGATCGGCAGTTGCTCGGTCGTTCCGTCCACCGTCAGCGTGGCCGGCCTCGGGTCCTCGGCGCGGTTACGAACGATGGTCGACAGCGGTCCCTTGATCGTCAGGCGGAGAACGTCCGGCGAGGAGAACAGCGGCCTTTCGCCAACGGCTGCGGCGGCGGGCGAAACAAGTGCGATGGCCAAAAGCCAGAGCAAAATCCTGCCCATCATTCTTCCCCTTTCGCAGCAGCCGAGGAGCGCGGAACCACGTGCGGGACCAGCCGGTCGCCGACGATCTCGAGATAGCTCGGCGGGCCGCCGTAATAGCGCGAGTTGCCGGTATCGATCGTCACCAGCCGCCCGCCGTAGAGGATCTGGATGCCCTTCAGGTTGGGCGTGTGGCCGACGATGATCCGCTTCGCTTCGTATGCTTCGAGCACCGTCGGCAGTTCCTGCGAAATCGGCGTTCTCGCCGCGCCCACCGCCGGAATTTGCGTGACCTTCGGATCGCGAGTGATCAGCCCCCGGTACCACAGGGGCCCGAGCGGATCGGTAAGGATGGAATCCCCGGAGCGCTGCACGGTCTTCAGGGCGCTGGCGACCTGGCGATTGATCTCGTCGATCGGGCGCTTGGAATATTCGACGCTGATTCCGCCATGGACGAACAGGTTGCCGTTGACGATGGCGACGGCGGGGTTGCGGATGACCCACTGGCCGATCTCGCCCTTAGGGCTCCACGCCAGGCGCTGTTCTACCCAGCCGAGCGGAGTGGACTTCACCCAAGCGTCGTGGATGGCCGGCGCAGTCATCTTCGGATCGGAGGCGCGGTACTTGGCTTCGACTTCGCCTTTTCTCGCCTGGTATAGCCGCTCCC from Sphingomonas anseongensis harbors:
- the rplK gene encoding 50S ribosomal protein L11; amino-acid sequence: MAKKITGYIKLQVPAGIANPSPPIGPALGQRGVNIMEFCKAFNAATQELEKGSPIPTVITVYADRSFSFTTKTPPASFLLKKAARIQKGSSETGKSSAGTIKRSQLREIAETKMADLNANDLDAASKIIEGSARAMGLTVVEG
- a CDS encoding metallophosphoesterase is translated as MLLRVWRMVRLAAAAMVAAAPALAAPPPSPPPARIVAVGDLHGDLGVWRDIAGAAGLIDSRGHWSGGRTTLVQVGDVVDRGPDSLGILHNLMQLQKEAPKQGGQVIVLVGNHEAMNITGDLRYTTPADFAAFANADSAALRERLYQARKGEVEAKYRASDPKMTAPAIHDAWVKSTPLGWVEQRLAWSPKGEIGQWVIRNPAVAIVNGNLFVHGGISVEYSKRPIDEINRQVASALKTVQRSGDSILTDPLGPLWYRGLITRDPKVTQIPAVGAARTPISQELPTVLEAYEAKRIIVGHTPNLKGIQILYGGRLVTIDTGNSRYYGGPPSYLEIVGDRLVPHVVPRSSAAAKGEE
- the rplA gene encoding 50S ribosomal protein L1, yielding MALSKKQKAQAPTVDRDKFYAVDEAISLVKKNATSKFDETVELALNLGVDPRHADQMVRGVVSLPKGTGKDVRVAVFAKGDKADEAKAAGADIVGAEDLMQTIQDGTIDFDRVIATPDMMGVVGRLGKVLGPKGLMPNPKLGTVTMDVKKAVTDAKSGQVEFRVEKAGIVHAGIGKASFPEADIRANFDAFMDAIVRNKPTGAKGKFVKKVSLTSTMGPGVKLDLEGIPGA
- a CDS encoding DUF2501 domain-containing protein, which encodes MPYSRTSFLFGLVAAAAASASSAQMPSIAGLGGLGGIPNISGIGMGNAAGVLGYCAKNNLLGGGSANATSVLDGLMKKPGVAGSKGLAAGQAGTILSGKSSFSLGSVSDPIKSQACSMVLKQAGKFL
- a CDS encoding cupin domain-containing protein gives rise to the protein MTRTLMLSLCAAAAFAGSTASAQMMPTDLKWGPAPPGLPAGAQLAVLSGDPTKEGMFTIRLKFPAGYSVAPHHHPTPELVTVMEGSMSLGMGDVADKAKAGTLGLGGYIAMAPNMNHYAFTDGGATVQITSHGPFQIIYVNPADDPRTAKK